One Leucobacter muris DNA segment encodes these proteins:
- a CDS encoding PspC domain-containing protein — MNESSESERPGGAPAGQGFFAWLRGLGIVRGSDRWFAGVAGGIAAKAGIDPLIVRGIFVVLALLGGPGVILYLVGWLLLPDSTGRIHVEDIFRGRASAGVLTAAIIFAAVVIIPAIVGFVLTGAPLVGAPGFWGWDLWGSVGVPEWIPRTVAWLFWIAILVFGFLWLRKALLNRGREQAGQRAAETADEAAATGSSAPAPPFGAGFAATADGSGTEPLGPPTPTSAPGSPSADGSIPPASGGRSFADRTDEFAKRTAEDAAAWGERVGEKATRWSEEVGRQADEWSARYAEHHDAHRMGPAQAVLTLALALLAAGGTALWVMGLDVPPQVSSVAPAPLLAAIIAALAVLALSLIVAGVRGRHTGWVGFLAACGVFALLITVVLPWGTRFQPFGTAHVDGMSPAGTVVVAGNVEIDLSSLDEHPGDGGDIEVWQLAGNATVQLPEHRPTAVRVRVLAGNVKETGTERDGFRISGPFLAHDTGTTLTGTGDAFADDSVAHVTVYLLAGNVRVEGGGSSVGQIGERERQRLEDEQRRIAAEQRAGADAERLDEAQQQLERVEWRLEEPGLSASEQRSLERQRDELLDTVNDLEQEMAR, encoded by the coding sequence ATGAACGAATCATCAGAATCCGAACGCCCCGGGGGCGCCCCGGCCGGGCAGGGCTTCTTCGCCTGGCTCCGCGGCCTCGGCATCGTGCGCGGCTCCGACCGCTGGTTCGCCGGCGTGGCCGGAGGCATCGCGGCGAAGGCCGGCATCGACCCGCTCATCGTGCGCGGCATCTTCGTGGTGCTGGCACTGCTCGGCGGGCCCGGCGTGATCCTCTACCTCGTGGGCTGGCTGCTGCTGCCCGACTCGACCGGGCGCATCCACGTGGAGGACATCTTCCGGGGGCGAGCATCGGCCGGGGTGCTGACCGCGGCGATCATCTTCGCCGCAGTGGTCATCATCCCGGCGATCGTCGGGTTCGTGCTCACGGGGGCGCCGCTGGTCGGCGCGCCCGGCTTCTGGGGCTGGGATCTCTGGGGCTCCGTGGGAGTGCCCGAGTGGATTCCGCGCACCGTCGCCTGGCTGTTCTGGATCGCGATCCTCGTGTTCGGCTTCCTGTGGCTGCGCAAGGCCCTGTTGAACCGTGGTCGCGAGCAGGCCGGGCAGCGCGCCGCCGAGACCGCTGACGAGGCGGCGGCGACGGGCTCGTCGGCGCCCGCTCCCCCGTTCGGGGCCGGCTTCGCCGCCACCGCCGATGGCTCGGGCACCGAGCCCCTCGGTCCGCCCACCCCGACGTCCGCGCCGGGCTCGCCCAGCGCGGACGGCTCGATTCCGCCGGCCTCAGGCGGCCGCTCCTTCGCCGATCGCACCGACGAGTTCGCGAAGCGCACCGCCGAAGACGCCGCGGCCTGGGGCGAGCGCGTCGGCGAGAAGGCCACCCGCTGGAGCGAAGAGGTCGGCCGCCAGGCCGACGAGTGGAGCGCCCGGTACGCCGAGCACCACGACGCGCACCGCATGGGCCCCGCGCAGGCGGTGCTCACACTCGCACTCGCACTGCTCGCGGCAGGCGGCACCGCGCTCTGGGTGATGGGCCTCGACGTGCCCCCGCAGGTGAGCAGCGTCGCACCGGCACCCCTGCTCGCGGCCATCATCGCGGCGCTCGCAGTGCTGGCGCTCTCGCTCATCGTCGCCGGGGTGCGCGGCCGCCACACCGGCTGGGTCGGGTTCCTCGCCGCCTGCGGTGTGTTCGCGCTGCTCATCACCGTCGTGCTGCCCTGGGGCACCCGCTTCCAGCCGTTCGGCACCGCGCACGTCGACGGGATGAGCCCCGCGGGCACCGTCGTCGTGGCCGGCAACGTCGAGATCGACCTCAGCAGCCTCGACGAGCATCCCGGCGACGGGGGCGACATCGAGGTCTGGCAGCTCGCCGGCAACGCGACGGTGCAGCTCCCAGAGCATCGACCCACGGCGGTGCGGGTGCGGGTGCTCGCCGGCAACGTCAAGGAGACGGGCACCGAGCGCGACGGCTTCAGGATCTCGGGGCCGTTCCTCGCCCACGACACGGGCACGACGCTCACCGGCACCGGCGACGCCTTCGCCGACGACTCGGTCGCGCATGTCACGGTATACCTGCTCGCCGGCAACGTGCGCGTCGAGGGCGGCGGATCGTCGGTGGGTCAGATCGGCGAGCGCGAACGGCAGCGACTCGAAGACGAGCAGCGCCGCATCGCCGCCGAGCAGCGGGCCGGTGCCGACGCCGAGCGCCTCGACGAGGCGCAGCAGCAGCTCGAGCGCGTCGAGTGGAGGCTGGAGGAGCCCGGCCTGAGTGCGAGCGAGCAGCGATCGCTCGAACGGCAGCGCGACGAGCTACTCGACACCGTGAACGACCTCGAACAGGAGATGGCGCGATGA
- a CDS encoding sensor histidine kinase, translating to MATLRDLATKYSTLNEEEVEWLELLALDWQLLADLALSDVVLWVPTESGDYLAVAHSRPAGSVTLFYRDVIGEFLRPDWRELVDEAMGTGEPVISTSPAWYEENPMRLSAYSVSRLADGEEFGPFAVVTVHTSVADTQKASRIGAAFREVSDDMFMMIRHGLFPSPGSSPGRQHGAPRASDGLARIDLEGTVTFASPNTQTIFNRLGFRDELEGENFSEVIAEIVKGQFDTNESLPLIAQGKVAKRGEITARGRTVNLRSIPVIRDGARVGGIVLTRDVTELRQQAQELITKDATIREIHHRVKNNLQTVASLLRVQARRARSEEAKQVLGQAMRRVAAIAVVHDTLSTGLSQIVDFDVVFDRVLGLAAEVASLHNTTVHLRKDGEFGELPSEYATPLALALTEIVTNAVEHGLAGREGEVFIRANRSDERLAVEVVDTGTGLPGGAVGDGLGTQIVRTLVEGELGGSIVWGPSEGGGTRVAVQVPLHWISAQTREIPRIQG from the coding sequence GTGGCAACTCTGCGTGATCTCGCGACGAAGTACTCGACCCTGAACGAAGAAGAGGTCGAGTGGCTCGAGCTGCTCGCCCTCGACTGGCAGCTGCTCGCCGACCTCGCCCTCAGCGACGTCGTGCTCTGGGTGCCGACCGAGAGCGGCGACTACCTCGCGGTGGCGCACAGCCGGCCCGCGGGCTCGGTCACGCTGTTCTACCGCGACGTGATCGGCGAGTTCCTGCGCCCGGACTGGCGCGAACTGGTCGACGAGGCGATGGGGACGGGGGAGCCGGTCATCTCGACGTCTCCCGCGTGGTACGAGGAGAACCCGATGCGGCTCTCGGCCTACTCGGTGAGCCGCCTCGCCGACGGCGAGGAGTTCGGCCCGTTCGCCGTCGTCACCGTGCACACGAGCGTCGCCGACACCCAGAAGGCGTCGCGCATCGGAGCCGCGTTCCGCGAGGTCTCCGACGACATGTTCATGATGATCCGGCACGGCCTCTTCCCGTCGCCCGGTTCATCCCCCGGGCGCCAGCACGGCGCCCCTCGCGCCTCCGACGGCCTGGCCCGCATCGACCTCGAGGGCACCGTGACCTTCGCAAGCCCCAACACCCAGACCATCTTCAACCGGCTCGGCTTCCGCGACGAGCTCGAGGGCGAGAACTTCTCGGAGGTGATCGCCGAGATCGTCAAGGGGCAGTTCGACACCAACGAGTCGCTGCCGCTCATCGCGCAGGGCAAGGTCGCGAAGCGCGGCGAGATCACCGCGCGCGGCCGCACCGTGAACCTGCGCTCCATCCCCGTGATCCGCGACGGTGCGCGCGTCGGCGGCATCGTGCTCACCCGAGACGTGACCGAGCTGCGGCAGCAGGCCCAGGAGCTCATCACCAAGGACGCGACCATTCGCGAGATCCACCACCGGGTGAAGAACAACCTGCAGACGGTGGCCTCGCTGCTGCGGGTGCAGGCCCGCCGCGCGCGCAGCGAGGAGGCCAAGCAGGTGCTCGGCCAGGCCATGCGCCGCGTCGCCGCCATCGCCGTGGTGCACGACACGCTGTCGACGGGCCTCTCTCAGATCGTCGACTTCGACGTGGTCTTCGACCGGGTGCTGGGGCTCGCCGCCGAGGTCGCGAGCCTGCACAACACCACCGTGCACCTGCGAAAGGACGGCGAGTTCGGCGAGCTGCCCTCGGAGTACGCGACGCCGCTGGCGCTGGCGCTCACCGAGATCGTGACGAACGCCGTCGAGCACGGCCTCGCGGGGCGCGAGGGAGAGGTGTTCATCCGCGCGAACCGCAGCGACGAGAGGCTCGCCGTCGAGGTCGTCGACACCGGCACGGGTCTGCCCGGGGGCGCCGTCGGCGACGGCCTCGGCACTCAGATCGTGCGCACCCTCGTCGAGGGCGAGCTCGGCGGCAGCATCGTGTGGGGCCCCAGCGAGGGCGGCGGCACCCGCGTGGCCGTGCAGGTGCCGCTGCACTGGATCTCGGCGCAGACGCGCGAGATCCCTCGCATCCAGGGCTGA
- a CDS encoding Rv3235 family protein, whose translation MPSSAPRTPARQNSTGPSPRPPTPADSPFAPADSPLAPAATPIARPVGPAPLRAPSRSTRRHLRALPALGETPVGADTGPGGRLRPSSASGTGSDNGDIPPPPAQLVQRLALYAFEALEGSRAIAQLAGWITPAVVQQLRERRAARTERRTIYRDDRRIVATPGRAHIGRPMPHVIEATVVLFAEPRSCVVAMRLEHAAGRWRATSLTVL comes from the coding sequence ATGCCCTCTTCCGCCCCTCGCACCCCCGCGCGCCAGAACTCCACCGGCCCGTCGCCGCGTCCGCCGACCCCTGCCGACTCACCGTTCGCACCGGCGGACTCACCGCTCGCGCCGGCCGCGACACCCATCGCGCGGCCGGTCGGCCCGGCGCCGCTGCGCGCTCCGAGCAGGTCGACTCGGCGGCACCTGCGCGCGCTGCCCGCACTCGGCGAGACGCCGGTCGGGGCCGACACGGGACCGGGCGGCCGCCTGCGCCCCAGCTCCGCATCCGGCACGGGCAGCGACAACGGCGACATCCCGCCGCCTCCCGCGCAGCTCGTCCAGAGGCTCGCGCTCTACGCCTTCGAAGCCCTCGAGGGCTCGCGCGCGATCGCCCAGCTCGCGGGGTGGATCACACCGGCGGTCGTGCAGCAGCTGCGTGAGCGACGCGCCGCCCGCACCGAGCGCCGCACGATCTACCGCGACGACCGCCGCATCGTGGCGACCCCCGGCAGGGCGCATATCGGACGGCCGATGCCGCACGTGATCGAGGCGACCGTCGTGCTGTTCGCGGAGCCGAGATCCTGCGTCGTCGCGATGCGGCTCGAGCACGCGGCCGGCCGCTGGCGCGCCACATCGCTCACGGTGCTCTGA